A genomic segment from Chanos chanos chromosome 2, fChaCha1.1, whole genome shotgun sequence encodes:
- the tmem107 gene encoding transmembrane protein 107 isoform X1, translating into MTVINSIVPARFLTLIAHLVIVITIFWSRSNNVQACLPLDFSEEEYNTEDTRLVVALSVTLGLFGVELAGFFSGVSMFNHSQSLLSLAAHCSASICLSFFVFQKWECWTYWFIFAFCSVIPALCELILFIAVFGLKKKPF; encoded by the exons ATGACGGTGATAAACAGCATCGTTCCTGCACGATTCCTGACTCTTATTGCACATCTGGTGATCGTCATTACCATATTCTGGTCACGG AGCAACAATGTCCAGGCTTGCCTTCCGCTGGATTTCAGTGAAGAGGAGTACAATACTGAGGACACACG GTTGGTTGTGGCACTCTCAGTGACTCTGGGTCTGTTTGGGGTCGAACTGGCTGGGTTTTTCTCTGGAGTATCCATGTTCAACCACAGCCAGAGCCTTCTGT CACTGGCGGCCCATTGCAGtgcatccatctgtctgtccttctttGTGTTCCAGAAGTGGGAGTGTTGGACATACTGGtttatttttgccttttgcAG TGTAATTCCTGCATTGTGTGAGCTCATCCTCTTCATTGCTGTGTTTGGACTGAAGAAAAAACCATTTTGA
- the tmem107 gene encoding transmembrane protein 107 isoform X2, whose protein sequence is MTVINSIVPARFLTLIAHLVIVITIFWSRSNNVQACLPLDFSEEEYNTEDTRLVVALSVTLGLFGVELAGFFSGVSMFNHSQSLLSLAAHCSASICLSFFVFQKWECWTYCVIPALCELILFIAVFGLKKKPF, encoded by the exons ATGACGGTGATAAACAGCATCGTTCCTGCACGATTCCTGACTCTTATTGCACATCTGGTGATCGTCATTACCATATTCTGGTCACGG AGCAACAATGTCCAGGCTTGCCTTCCGCTGGATTTCAGTGAAGAGGAGTACAATACTGAGGACACACG GTTGGTTGTGGCACTCTCAGTGACTCTGGGTCTGTTTGGGGTCGAACTGGCTGGGTTTTTCTCTGGAGTATCCATGTTCAACCACAGCCAGAGCCTTCTGT CACTGGCGGCCCATTGCAGtgcatccatctgtctgtccttctttGTGTTCCAGAAGTGGGAGTGTTGGACATACTG TGTAATTCCTGCATTGTGTGAGCTCATCCTCTTCATTGCTGTGTTTGGACTGAAGAAAAAACCATTTTGA
- the tmem107 gene encoding transmembrane protein 107 isoform X3 encodes MTVINSIVPARFLTLIAHLVIVITIFWSRSNNVQACLPLDFSEEEYNTEDTRVIPALCELILFIAVFGLKKKPF; translated from the exons ATGACGGTGATAAACAGCATCGTTCCTGCACGATTCCTGACTCTTATTGCACATCTGGTGATCGTCATTACCATATTCTGGTCACGG AGCAACAATGTCCAGGCTTGCCTTCCGCTGGATTTCAGTGAAGAGGAGTACAATACTGAGGACACACG TGTAATTCCTGCATTGTGTGAGCTCATCCTCTTCATTGCTGTGTTTGGACTGAAGAAAAAACCATTTTGA